The genomic stretch CCCGCGCATCGGCTACGCCTCGACCGCAATGGCCCGCCGCCTCCCCGCCGGCGAGAGCGTCCTGGACGTCGTGATGACCGCCGCGTACGCCGTCACCGGCCGGTGGAACGAGGGCTACGACGCGATCGACGAACGCCGCGCCCGTCGCGTGCTCGCGGAGTGGAAGCTCGAGCACCTCGCCGAGCGGACCTTCGGGACCCTGTCGGACGGCGAGCAGAAGCGGGTCCAGATCGCCCGCGCGATCATGACGGACCCGGAGCTCCTCCTGCTCGACGAGCCCGCCGCGAGCCTCGACCTCGGCGCCCGCGAGGAACTCGTGCAGCTGCTCGGCGGCTTCGCGAAGGACCCGGCGTCGCCCGCGATCGTGATGGTGACCCACCACGTCGAGGAGATCCCCGACGGCTTCACCCACGCGCTGCTCCTACGCGACGGAGCGGTGGTCGCGGCCGGCCCCCTCGCCGAGGCCCTGACCGAGGCGACCCTCGCCGAGACCTTCGGGCTCGACATCGCGCTCACCCGCGAGAACGGGCGCTTGTCGGCTCGCGCCCGCGGCTGACCGCCGCTTCGGGATCCGGGCGCGGCGCGCCTTCTCCACGCGGTGTCGGTCTGGTATCTTTGATAGCTGGTTCGGGCCCGTTCGCGGTGCGCCCGCCCCCTCCACCCGTTCCCGTCGACGACAGGTGCGGTTCAGGACCATCGACGACAGGACACGACCATGAAGACCGATATCCACCCCGAGTACTCCGCGATCGTCTTCCGCGACCTCGCGTCCGGTGAGACGTTCCTCACCCGCTCGACGGCGAAGAGCAGCAAGACGATCGAGATCGACGGCGTGACCTACCCCGTCATCGACGTCGAGATCTCCTCCGCCTCGCACCCGTTCTACACGGGCAAGCAGCGGATCATGGACTCGGCCGGTCGCGTCGAGAAGTTCAACAGCCGATACAAGAACTTCGGCAAGTAGCAGGTTTCGGCTCGCGGAACCGGGCTCGGCTCGCGAAAACCGTCCCTGTTCGCGAGCCGGACGGGTTTCCGCGGGCCAGCGGGGCGGCGAACGCG from Rathayibacter rathayi encodes the following:
- a CDS encoding ABC transporter ATP-binding protein, coding for MPSVVSFVDVSFVRNGKRILDQVSWDVAEDERWVILGPNGAGKTSILQVAAAQNYPSTGAAHLLEETLGRVDVFELRPRIGYASTAMARRLPAGESVLDVVMTAAYAVTGRWNEGYDAIDERRARRVLAEWKLEHLAERTFGTLSDGEQKRVQIARAIMTDPELLLLDEPAASLDLGAREELVQLLGGFAKDPASPAIVMVTHHVEEIPDGFTHALLLRDGAVVAAGPLAEALTEATLAETFGLDIALTRENGRLSARARG
- a CDS encoding type B 50S ribosomal protein L31 — its product is MKTDIHPEYSAIVFRDLASGETFLTRSTAKSSKTIEIDGVTYPVIDVEISSASHPFYTGKQRIMDSAGRVEKFNSRYKNFGK